The Chengkuizengella sediminis genomic interval GGAGCTAGCACAACATTATTTTTGGTTTGGATATTACCAATTTGCAACATTTTCCTATTCCTTTCAATTTAGACTTCACTTTTTAATTCATCTGCATCAATGTATAATGCTTCTGATATTAGTTGAATTGTTTTATCATCAGGTTTAATCGATCCTCGTTCAATAGAGCCTAACTTACTGATTGATATGCCTACTTTAACTGCAAGTTCACTTTGAGTGTAACCCTTTAATTTTCTGAAAGCTCTAATACGTTGAGCCACTCGGTTTTTTTCCAAAGCCTTACTCCTTCTTTCTCACCTTCAAGTTCCATTAATTTATCCACCGTTTTTTGAATTTGTTGTCTATCATCTTCTGATTGAATCACATCCAACAGTGGTATAAGTACAAACAGCCTTTCATTCATCCTTGGATGAGGAACGATAAGTTGATCTGTGGTTATTTGAACATTGTCATACAACAATACATCTAAGTCAATGGTTCTTGGCCCCCAATGAATGACTCTTTGTCTTAATAATGATTTTTCAATAATAGCTAATTGATTAAGTAAATCTTCAGGAGAATATGTCGTTGCAACCACAACAACCATATTTAAGAAAGCATCCTGATCTGTATACCCAACAGGATCAGTTTCATATATATTTGAGCATCCTATCACTTCTATAGGATAAGTTTTCATTTGTTGTACTGCATCTTTAAGATAATTTTCTCGCTCACCTATGTTTGACCCTAACCCTATATATGCGAGGCTCTTTTTATTGTTTTCATTCATGTTTACACGCTCTTTCGATGGAT includes:
- a CDS encoding helix-turn-helix domain-containing protein, which codes for MEKNRVAQRIRAFRKLKGYTQSELAVKVGISISKLGSIERGSIKPDDKTIQLISEALYIDADELKSEV
- the folK gene encoding 2-amino-4-hydroxy-6-hydroxymethyldihydropteridine diphosphokinase, with the protein product MNENNKKSLAYIGLGSNIGERENYLKDAVQQMKTYPIEVIGCSNIYETDPVGYTDQDAFLNMVVVVATTYSPEDLLNQLAIIEKSLLRQRVIHWGPRTIDLDVLLYDNVQITTDQLIVPHPRMNERLFVLIPLLDVIQSEDDRQQIQKTVDKLMELEGEKEGVRLWKKTEWLNVLELSEN